From a single Thermothielavioides terrestris NRRL 8126 chromosome 1, complete sequence genomic region:
- a CDS encoding glycoside hydrolase family 10 protein (CAZy_ID 269907): MARLARALLMASGLLLAAGRPAAAQNQTQGEGLHSLMVAAGKLYFGTAMDTGNFNDPAYMAIVTNKSEFGMFTPENSMKWQVTEPQLDKFSFTQADEVAQKVKSNGQMLRCHTLVWYSQLPTFVANGSWTPATLSAVMTAHITNVVTHYAGQCYAWDVVNEALNEDGTFRQSVFFQTLGSAFIPLAFRAAAAADPRAKLYYNDFNLETTPAKTAGALRIVQLLQSNKTRIDGVGFQAHLAVNHTPPRTSLAATLRRFTALGLEVAYTELDVAQTALPESAAALAQQARDYVAVVGSCLDVPRCVGVTVWQFTDKFSWVPAAFPGRGEACLFASDYSRKPAYDALVALLRGRRLR; this comes from the exons ATGGCCAGACTAGCCCGGGCCCTCTTGATGGCCTCGGGCCTActcctggccgccggcaggcCCGCAGCCGCACAGAACCAGACCCAGGGCGAAGGCCTGCACTCGCTGATGGTGGCAGCCGGCAAGCTGTACTTCGGCACCGCCATGGACACGGGCAATTTCAACGACCCGGCCTACATGGCCATCGTAACCAACAAGAGCGAGTTCGGCATGTTCACGCCCGAAAACTCGATGAAGTGGCAGGTGACCGAGCCTCAGCTGGACAAGTTCTCCTTCACCCAGGCAGACGAGGTCGCCCAGAAGGTCAAGTCCAACGGCCAGATGCTGCGCTGCCACACCCTGGTCTGGTACTCGCAGCTGCCAACCTTCG TCGCCAACGGCAGCTGGACCCCGGCCACGCTCAGCGCCGTGATGACGGCGCACATCACCAACGTCGTGACGCACTACGCGGGGCAGTGCTACGCGTGGGACGTCGTCAACGAGGCGCTCAACGAGGACGGGACCTTCCGACAATCCGTCTTCTTCCAGACGCTCGGCAGCGCCTTCATCCCGCTGgccttccgcgccgccgccgccgccgacccgcgCGCCAAGCTGTACTACAACGACTTCAACCTGGAGACCACACCCGCCAAgacggccggcgcgctcCGCATCGTCCAGCTGCTCCAGTCCAACAAAACCCgcatcgacggcgtcggcttCCAGGCCCACCTCGCCGTCAACCACACCCCGCCGCGCACCAGCCTGGCCGCCACCCTGCGCCGGTTcaccgccctcggcctcgaggtcgCATACACGGAGCTGGACGTGGCGCAGACGGCCCTGCCGGagagcgcggccgcgctggcgcagcaggcgcgcgACTACGTCGCTGTTGTCGGATCGTGTCTGGACGTGCCCCGGTGTGTGGGCGTCACCGTCTGGCAGTTCACTGACAAGTTCAGCTGGGTGCCGGCCGCGTTCCCGGGACGGGGCGAGGCGTGTCTGTTTGCTAGTGATTATAGCCGCAAGCCGGCTTATGATGCGCTTGTGGCGCTGTTGAGGGGG AGGCGTCTTCGATGA
- a CDS encoding glycoside hydrolase family 7 protein (CAZy_ID 269808), with translation MTLRLPVISLLASLAAGAVVVPRAEFHPPLPTWKCTTSGGCVQQNTSVVLDRDSKYAAHSAGSRTESDYAAMGVSTSGNAVTLYHYVKTNGTLVPASPRIYLLGADGKYVLMDLLNQELSVDVDFSALPCGENGAFYLSEMAADGRGDAGAGDGYCDAQCQGYCCNEMDILEANSMATAMTPHPCKGNNCDRSGCGYNPYASGQRGFYGPGKTVDTSKPFTVVTQFAASGGKLTQITRKYIQNGREIGGGGTISSCGSESSTGGLTGMGEALGRGMVLAMSIWNDAAQEMAWLDAGNNGPCASGQGSPSVIQSQHPDTHVVFSNIRWGDIGSTTKN, from the exons ATGACCCTACGGCTCCCTGTCATCAGCCTGCTGGCCTCGCTGGCAGcaggcgccgtcgtcgtcccaCGGGCGGAGTTTCACCCCCCTCTCCCGACTTGGAAATGCACGACCTCCGGGGGCTGCGTGCAGCAGAACACCAGCGTCGTCCTGGACCGTGACTCGAAGTACGCCGCACACAGCGCCGGCTCGCGGACGGAATCGGATTACGCGGCAATGGGAGTGTCCACTTCGGGCAATGCCGTGACGCTGTACCACTACGTCAAGACCAACGGCACCCTCGTCCCCGCTTCGCCGCGCATCTACCTCCTGGGCGCGGACGGCAAGTACGTGCTTATGGACCTCCTCAACCAGGAGCTGTCGGTGGACGTCGACTTCTCGGCGCTGCCGTGCGGCGAGAACGGGGCCTTCTACCTGTCCGAGATGGCGGCGGACGGGCGGGGCGACGCGGGGGCGGGCGACGGGTACTGCGACGCGCAGTGCCAGGGCTACTGCTGCAACGAGATGGACATCCTCGAGGCCAACTCGATGGCGACGGCCATGACGCCGCACCCGTGCAAGGGCAACAACTGCGACcgcagcggctgcggctACAACCCGTACGCcagcggccagcgcggctTCTACGGGCCCGGCAAGACGGTCGACACGAGCAAGCCCTTCACCGTCGTCACGCAGttcgccgccagcggcggcaagcTGACCCAGATCACCCGCAAGTACATCCAGAACGGCCGGGagatcggcggcggcggcaccatcTCCAGCTGCGGCTCCGAGTCTTCGACGGGCGGCCTGACCGGCATGGGCGAGGCGCTGGGGCGCGGAA TGGTGCTGGCCATGAGCATCTGGAACGACGCGGCCCAGGAGATGGCATGGCTCGATGCCGGCAACAACGGCCCTTGCGCCAGTGGCCAGGGCAGCCCGTCCGTCATTCAGTCGCAGCATCCCGACACCCACGTCGTCTTCTCCAACATCAGGTGGGGCGACATCGGGTCTACCACGAAGAACTAG